The following coding sequences lie in one Rutidosis leptorrhynchoides isolate AG116_Rl617_1_P2 chromosome 6, CSIRO_AGI_Rlap_v1, whole genome shotgun sequence genomic window:
- the LOC139854406 gene encoding uncharacterized protein, producing the protein MADPKEGGVVKKGHEQGLKLAISILEEYRLPLGLLPLEDVMEKRKIEHTYKLIKKPVSFDTEITGYVEKKRIKKLKGVKAKELMLWPPVNDITVDDPPTGKIHFKSLAGITKTFPEEAFAAGQLESPTRFVSRLISTTCFASFNSLFPCMYQSVIGG; encoded by the exons ATGGCTGATCCTAAAGAAGGAGGAGTCGTAAAGAAAGGCCATGAACAAGGTCTGAAACTAGCAATTTCCATTCTCGAGGAGTACCGTCTTCCGTTAGGTCTTCTCCCTCTTGAAGACGTGATGGAA AAGAGAAAAATCGAACATACTTACAAGTTAATCAAAAAGCCAGTTAGTTTTGACACTGAAATCACTGGTTATGTGGAGAAAAAGAGAATCAAGAAACTGAAAGGAGTGAAAGCTAAAGAATTGATGTTGTGGCCACCGGTTAATGACATCACCGTCGATGACCCGCCCACCGGAAAGATCCATTTCAAAAGTCTTGCCGGGATCACCAAGACTTTCCCCGAGGAAGCTTTTGCTGCCGGACA GCTCGAGTCTCCAACTCGCTTTGTGAGCCGATTAATCTCGACAACCTGTTTTGCAAGCTTCAACTCTTTGTTTCCATGCATGTACCAAAGTGTTATTGGAGGCTAA
- the LOC139855613 gene encoding probable inactive dual specificity protein phosphatase-like At4g18593, which yields MESTVQVSNQTDVESKEKPQMIYRCKKCRRIVASEDQIVPHERGQGQKCFNWKKRTGDNTTLDEQPSECSSIFVEPMKWMQAVEEGNVGQKLQCIGCNARLGYFSWVGMQCNCGTWVNPAFQLHKSRIDECQF from the exons ATGGAATCTACGGTACAAGTATCAAATCAAACTGATGTGGAATCTAAAGAAAAACCTCAAATGATTTATCGATGCAAGAAATGTCGAAGGATTGTTGCTTCAGAGGATCAAATAGTTCCTCATGAGCGTGGACAAGGCCAAAAATGCTTTAACTGGAAGAAGAGAACTGGCGATAATACTACGCTAGATGAGCAGCCTTCTGAATGTTCTTCCATATTTGTAGAGCCTATGAAATGGATGCAAGCAG TTGAAGAAGGTAATGTGGGACAGAAGCTTCAATGCATTGGTTGTAACGCTCGTTTGGGTTATTTCAGTTGGGTTGGTATGCAATGTAACTGTGGAACATGGGTAAATCCTGCATTTCAACTACACAAGAGTCGTATAGATGAATGTCAGTTTTGA